Proteins encoded in a region of the Acidimicrobiia bacterium genome:
- a CDS encoding DUF1269 domain-containing protein encodes MSSTTEQTTGDLVALEFDDELKAREVLLAFLRLQKHKSLLLEDAAIVTNNRKVRILQTRDTNPAQGALRGSWWGLLAGLWFGYAVPAALIGAALGALWAWRTDTGISDRQMKAFGQNLRSGSAAAFFLVKDAYPTHLIRELRRFDGRILHTTFDAGTREQFEEALSSAA; translated from the coding sequence ATGAGCAGCACGACCGAGCAGACAACCGGCGACCTCGTTGCCCTCGAATTCGACGATGAGCTAAAAGCCAGAGAAGTCCTGCTCGCCTTCCTTCGCCTGCAGAAGCACAAATCATTGCTCCTGGAGGATGCAGCCATCGTGACCAACAACCGCAAGGTTCGCATCCTCCAGACCCGGGACACCAACCCAGCTCAGGGAGCACTAAGAGGCAGCTGGTGGGGACTCCTGGCCGGACTCTGGTTCGGCTACGCAGTACCCGCCGCCCTCATCGGAGCAGCCCTCGGCGCACTCTGGGCCTGGCGAACAGACACCGGTATCAGCGACCGACAGATGAAAGCGTTCGGGCAGAATCTCCGCTCAGGAAGCGCCGCTGCGTTCTTCCTGGTGAAGGACGCCTACCCGACGCATCTGATTCGGGAGCTTCGGCGATTCGACGGTCGAATCCTCCACACGACCTTCGATGCCGGAACTCGCGAGCAGTTCGAGGAGGCACTATCGAGCGCAGCCTGA
- a CDS encoding aminotransferase class V-fold PLP-dependent enzyme: MIDIDAVRADTPACGLVLHLNNAGASLPPRPVVDAQIDYLMHESMTGGYELTDQRQGQIAAVYESIAGLLGCTGGEIALMGNATEAWNAAFAAIEFQPGDRILTAEAEYASNLINFIKAGRTQGAVVEVVPSTEQGELSIPALESMMDDRVKLIAVSHIPTNGGLVNPAEAIGEVARSAGVTYLLDACQSVGQLDLDVDELGCDLLTATGRKYLRGPRGTGFLYVRNGWTNEPQMLDLHSARWTGPNSYDVLPDARRFETWEFGYASLVGLGAAVDYALDLGLAAIEQRVVDLADQLRRRLAAMPGVNLTDLGLRKCGIVTFTVDGFAAGEIVAAMHEVQINLSVSGPSSTPVDAGRRHLSDLVRASVHYFNTTDELDRFMVSLESLGRS; encoded by the coding sequence ATGATCGACATCGACGCCGTTCGGGCGGACACTCCGGCCTGCGGGCTCGTCCTGCATCTCAACAACGCCGGGGCGTCACTTCCTCCCCGCCCGGTGGTCGACGCCCAGATCGACTACCTGATGCACGAATCCATGACCGGTGGTTACGAGCTGACCGATCAACGTCAAGGCCAGATTGCGGCCGTCTACGAATCGATTGCCGGGCTCCTCGGATGCACCGGTGGCGAGATCGCCTTGATGGGAAACGCCACTGAGGCCTGGAACGCGGCTTTCGCCGCCATCGAATTCCAACCAGGTGATCGGATCCTCACCGCCGAGGCCGAATACGCAAGCAATCTGATCAACTTCATCAAGGCCGGCCGCACGCAGGGGGCAGTCGTCGAAGTAGTGCCTTCGACCGAGCAAGGGGAACTGTCGATCCCGGCCCTCGAGTCGATGATGGACGACCGGGTGAAACTGATCGCGGTCAGCCACATCCCGACCAACGGCGGTCTCGTGAATCCGGCGGAGGCGATCGGAGAAGTCGCCAGATCGGCCGGCGTGACCTACCTGCTCGACGCTTGCCAGTCGGTTGGCCAACTCGACCTCGATGTCGATGAGCTCGGCTGCGACCTGCTGACGGCCACCGGACGGAAGTACCTGCGCGGTCCCCGTGGCACCGGCTTTCTCTACGTGCGCAACGGCTGGACCAACGAGCCCCAGATGCTTGATCTTCATTCGGCGCGCTGGACCGGACCCAACTCGTACGATGTTCTACCGGATGCCCGGCGCTTCGAAACGTGGGAGTTCGGGTACGCCTCGCTGGTCGGCCTGGGCGCGGCGGTCGACTATGCGCTCGACCTCGGCCTCGCTGCGATCGAGCAGCGAGTCGTCGACCTGGCGGACCAACTGCGCCGGCGCCTCGCTGCCATGCCGGGGGTGAACTTGACCGACCTGGGTTTGCGCAAGTGCGGCATCGTGACGTTCACGGTCGACGGTTTTGCGGCCGGCGAGATTGTCGCAGCGATGCACGAGGTACAGATCAACCTCTCGGTCTCCGGACCGTCATCCACTCCGGTCGATGCCGGACGGCGGCACCTTTCCGACCTCGTTCGGGCGTCCGTCCACTACTTCAACACCACCGACGAGCTAGACCGGTTCATGGTCTCGCTCGAATCTCTGGGACGAAGCTGA
- a CDS encoding NAD(P)-dependent alcohol dehydrogenase, whose translation MRAVAYERFGPPEVMKIVEVPEPVPAPGEIKLRVRATSVNPMDVVFRSGALKGRAFSGVLRPTRTILGTDMAGEVADVGDGVEDVVVGDRVVGITGFDAGAYAEYLCVEAKNIVMIPPTIGFAEAAAFSFAGLSSLLFLRKIGGLEAGRVLIVGASGGLGTFAVQLAAHYGAEVTGVCSTHNADLVHSLCAKAVIDYTRDDPTKAPEAYDVIFDAAAAGSFGAYKKALRPGGIYSNTVLGPRVLAAMALNPLRRSGRRAHTMIASGDPREDLATLRDLFVEGLLRSVVERTLPLEDVAEAHRHYETGHTVGKIVLTV comes from the coding sequence CGCCCGAGGTGATGAAGATCGTTGAGGTCCCCGAACCCGTCCCTGCGCCGGGCGAGATCAAGCTTCGTGTTCGGGCCACGTCGGTCAACCCGATGGACGTTGTCTTTCGAAGCGGAGCGTTGAAAGGTCGGGCCTTCTCGGGAGTCCTGCGACCGACACGAACGATCCTCGGAACCGATATGGCCGGCGAGGTAGCAGACGTGGGTGATGGCGTGGAGGACGTCGTCGTCGGCGACCGTGTCGTGGGTATCACAGGATTCGATGCGGGCGCCTACGCCGAGTATCTCTGTGTCGAAGCCAAGAACATCGTGATGATCCCACCCACCATCGGCTTCGCAGAGGCGGCAGCCTTCTCGTTCGCAGGTCTTTCGTCTCTGCTGTTCCTGCGCAAGATCGGTGGCCTCGAGGCCGGGCGCGTGCTGATCGTCGGAGCGTCTGGCGGACTGGGCACCTTCGCTGTACAACTTGCCGCCCACTACGGCGCCGAGGTGACCGGCGTCTGCAGCACACACAATGCCGACCTGGTCCACTCCCTCTGCGCCAAAGCGGTCATCGACTACACGCGAGACGACCCGACCAAGGCGCCAGAGGCCTACGACGTGATCTTTGATGCAGCGGCTGCCGGTTCATTCGGCGCCTACAAGAAGGCGCTTCGGCCCGGCGGGATCTACTCAAACACGGTGCTCGGGCCGAGAGTTCTGGCCGCCATGGCGTTGAACCCGCTGCGACGCTCCGGCCGGAGAGCCCACACGATGATTGCTTCCGGCGACCCCCGAGAAGACCTCGCAACACTTCGCGACCTGTTCGTCGAGGGCTTGCTGAGATCGGTAGTCGAGCGGACGCTCCCCCTCGAGGACGTCGCAGAAGCGCATCGCCACTACGAAACCGGGCACACGGTCGGCAAGATCGTGCTCACCGTGTGA